The Sporosarcina luteola genome contains a region encoding:
- a CDS encoding ATP-binding cassette domain-containing protein, producing MKINQLIANNIKRLDADLPEDKPLGIAGLSGSGKTTFSQTIGEESKKRLVSLLPKAEYQYLFPNIMETNFSAIKMEEMPLVLFLGRSSISSNPRSTIGTHTGVFSEIRACLADKFNLSPETFSFNNELGWCPKCKGRGSTSNVECKTCSGKRYNKEVEQYTIELSNQPHTISDINNLSVENILSLAEELHISEAKQLILENIINMNIGYLTINRIMGTLSGGELTRLYLAEFMAASENTVIIIDEISVGLDRQTLLKILEQIKKLGYKNQIWLIDHSDTVLDITDDQLFFGPGSGKYGGKIVEKSPRPQPVFQELNEENPTETYVFKDLYCRNIQMAEFEIPKNRLVTVTGESGCGKSTLINECVTKDFVKRYPKDKLVVVGQDRNQSITSRSTVATFLDIKQKLNKYSDEIDDIFERSIEDIIDELPNEDIAHKRLSLLIKLGLGYLTLERKTQTLSTGEFQCVHLVSELFANSRKPHTLFIFDEPSKGLSQNILNQFIDSIRLILQDETVSIIMIEHNEYMMESSDYIVDFGKRKSEPVTHLDVVSHDDHYKNKNKEDIELPSHISSTLKQQKGISYLTETNIAYFKNAENIYKGGILKSLSSMARLIYGEYESEQIAPVIAIDLERHLYSQYSFLYELGGLINHIVAAHPTNKDTRSFDFYNKDNHCPSCSGRLQIEVFDKDLVIQDKDVPFWDGLLHTDVMEVLKFYKYEKLEFLFEEIKNELGHDLTKSYNEMSDKEKHTFWYGYFEKSFYDKEGKTRRTWVGFNTILGMYIFVSKSIIKEKMKASKEMITCPICEGTVLNHRKSLTFGVMDIREIIRHPIKEILKIVGELPVLIKLKSIVGGDMILTEDVSLLPRETQVALKMFELEQASFTGYEMVLQNVLPFWETIKGNIESISSNNKVTICDFPNVKETRETIIDKYFTNGKYKKLTYVYETFGYKKLITQINKIRKANPCPFCKGKKVISEDNLHDGVFKLTIPCVSCHATGINEEGLSEVVEGTDVQTWLLGKVSDVLDENLYTEAVADIPIFNRIRELNKRDMMAVYECLEQNN from the coding sequence ATGAAAATAAATCAATTAATCGCGAATAATATTAAACGATTGGATGCAGATCTTCCGGAAGATAAACCGTTAGGCATTGCAGGATTATCCGGATCTGGAAAAACAACGTTCAGTCAAACAATTGGAGAAGAATCGAAGAAGCGACTTGTCTCCTTATTACCAAAGGCCGAATATCAGTATTTATTCCCAAATATTATGGAAACGAATTTCAGTGCAATCAAAATGGAAGAGATGCCTCTAGTGCTGTTTCTCGGAAGATCATCCATTTCTTCAAATCCACGTTCAACGATTGGTACACATACTGGCGTTTTTTCGGAAATCCGTGCCTGTCTTGCTGATAAATTTAATCTTTCACCGGAAACATTTTCATTCAATAATGAATTAGGCTGGTGTCCCAAATGTAAAGGACGCGGAAGTACGAGTAATGTCGAATGTAAAACATGTTCCGGTAAACGGTATAATAAAGAAGTTGAGCAATATACAATTGAATTATCCAATCAACCACATACAATTTCAGATATTAATAACTTGAGCGTTGAAAACATTCTCTCTCTAGCCGAAGAATTACATATTAGTGAAGCGAAACAACTGATCCTCGAAAACATTATCAATATGAATATTGGATACTTAACGATAAATCGGATTATGGGTACATTGTCTGGCGGTGAATTAACACGTCTATACTTGGCTGAGTTCATGGCAGCAAGTGAAAATACCGTTATAATCATTGACGAAATATCAGTCGGTCTTGACCGCCAAACGCTATTAAAAATCTTAGAACAGATTAAGAAGCTGGGCTATAAAAATCAAATTTGGCTCATCGATCATTCTGACACTGTGCTCGATATAACGGATGATCAATTGTTCTTTGGACCGGGAAGTGGTAAATACGGCGGAAAAATTGTAGAGAAATCACCGCGTCCACAACCTGTTTTTCAGGAGTTGAATGAGGAAAATCCTACGGAAACTTATGTATTTAAAGATCTATACTGCCGTAATATTCAAATGGCTGAATTTGAGATTCCGAAAAATAGACTTGTGACAGTCACTGGTGAGTCTGGCTGCGGTAAATCTACACTTATTAATGAATGTGTAACGAAAGATTTTGTAAAGCGATATCCGAAAGATAAATTGGTCGTGGTAGGGCAAGACCGGAACCAATCGATAACGAGCAGGTCGACTGTTGCAACGTTTCTTGATATTAAACAAAAACTCAACAAGTACAGTGACGAAATTGATGATATTTTTGAACGGTCGATTGAAGATATTATTGATGAACTGCCAAATGAAGACATCGCGCATAAACGTTTGAGCTTATTGATCAAGCTCGGACTCGGTTATTTGACGTTGGAAAGAAAGACACAGACATTATCGACTGGTGAATTTCAATGTGTTCACTTAGTCTCGGAGCTGTTTGCCAACTCAAGAAAACCGCATACGCTTTTTATCTTTGACGAGCCATCAAAAGGTTTATCCCAAAATATTTTAAACCAATTCATTGATAGCATTAGACTAATTCTGCAAGATGAAACCGTTTCAATCATCATGATTGAACATAATGAATATATGATGGAAAGCTCGGATTACATCGTGGATTTTGGGAAGAGGAAGAGTGAGCCTGTTACGCATTTAGATGTTGTTAGTCATGATGACCATTACAAGAATAAAAACAAGGAAGATATTGAGCTGCCGTCGCATATTTCATCTACTCTTAAACAGCAAAAGGGCATCTCTTATTTAACAGAAACCAATATCGCCTATTTTAAAAACGCAGAGAACATCTATAAAGGCGGCATTCTAAAAAGCTTGTCATCAATGGCTCGGTTGATTTACGGTGAATATGAATCAGAACAAATCGCACCTGTCATAGCCATTGATCTTGAAAGACATTTATATAGCCAATATAGTTTTCTCTATGAGTTAGGTGGTCTCATCAACCATATCGTGGCGGCGCATCCGACGAATAAAGATACGAGAAGCTTCGACTTCTATAATAAGGACAATCATTGTCCATCATGTTCGGGGCGCTTGCAGATTGAAGTATTTGATAAAGATCTTGTCATTCAAGACAAAGATGTTCCATTCTGGGATGGTTTACTCCATACGGATGTAATGGAGGTGCTAAAGTTTTATAAATACGAAAAGCTGGAATTTCTGTTTGAGGAAATTAAGAATGAGTTAGGTCATGACCTGACGAAGAGCTACAATGAGATGTCAGATAAAGAAAAGCACACATTTTGGTACGGATATTTTGAGAAGTCGTTTTATGATAAGGAAGGCAAGACACGGAGAACATGGGTAGGTTTTAATACGATCCTTGGGATGTATATATTCGTATCAAAATCAATCATTAAAGAGAAAATGAAAGCTTCTAAAGAAATGATTACATGTCCAATTTGTGAAGGGACAGTATTAAATCATCGTAAATCGCTTACATTTGGAGTCATGGATATTCGTGAAATAATTAGACATCCGATCAAGGAAATATTGAAAATTGTAGGAGAGTTGCCTGTCCTCATCAAATTGAAATCGATTGTAGGCGGCGACATGATTTTAACTGAAGATGTCTCCTTGCTTCCACGAGAAACCCAAGTCGCTCTGAAAATGTTCGAATTGGAACAAGCAAGCTTTACTGGTTATGAAATGGTATTGCAAAATGTATTGCCATTTTGGGAAACAATCAAAGGCAATATCGAATCGATCAGCAGCAATAACAAAGTGACAATCTGTGATTTCCCAAATGTGAAGGAAACAAGAGAAACGATCATCGATAAGTATTTCACAAATGGTAAATATAAAAAACTGACATATGTCTATGAGACTTTCGGTTACAAAAAGTTAATTACCCAAATAAATAAAATCAGGAAGGCCAATCCATGTCCTTTCTGTAAAGGTAAAAAAGTGATTTCAGAAGATAATCTGCACGATGGCGTTTTTAAATTAACGATTCCTTGTGTAAGCTGCCATGCAACTGGCATCAATGAGGAAGGTCTTAGTGAAGTCGTCGAGGGAACAGACGTACAAACATGGCTTTTAGGCAAGGTAAGTGATGTATTGGATGAAAACCTATATACAGAAGCTGTTGCAGACATCCCCATTTTTAATCGTATCCGCGAGTTGAATAAACGGGATATGATGGCGGTTTATGAATGCCTGGAGCAAAATAATTAA
- a CDS encoding protein phosphatase 2C domain-containing protein — MRNRFSWVGSERDFIDEKNVCSIDRVKVGRSGGNSSAGQYKNEDGCIVWVGENWEFAAILDAHYSAESAELIIRTLDEFHHELIRLIAKPGFHDLQEKLLSIFQSDKFLDQCKKVKGETACLICIRKDNYLWWFSVGDCVVYVFHPDFIALNQFQLNQRQFYEWIGQVNTFDKAVPCFSSGIRELRKGVNRIFMTTDGLLECPGEPYSNPIDLVKKLDGEQLEDVFSLILTKIEKNNVRDSTTMIGWTVNISQQGSIPSDVVEN, encoded by the coding sequence ATGCGCAATAGGTTTTCTTGGGTTGGTAGTGAAAGGGATTTTATCGACGAGAAAAATGTTTGCTCGATTGATCGTGTGAAGGTCGGACGATCCGGTGGAAATTCTTCCGCTGGACAGTATAAGAATGAAGATGGCTGCATTGTTTGGGTAGGAGAGAACTGGGAATTTGCAGCGATTTTAGATGCGCATTACAGTGCTGAGAGTGCCGAACTGATCATCCGTACATTAGATGAGTTTCATCATGAGCTTATAAGATTGATAGCTAAGCCGGGATTTCACGATTTGCAAGAAAAACTTCTATCCATCTTCCAAAGTGACAAATTTCTTGATCAATGCAAGAAGGTTAAAGGCGAGACGGCTTGTCTAATCTGTATTCGAAAAGATAACTATCTATGGTGGTTTTCTGTCGGAGATTGCGTAGTGTACGTTTTTCATCCTGATTTCATTGCGCTCAACCAATTTCAATTGAATCAGAGGCAGTTCTATGAGTGGATTGGTCAAGTGAATACTTTCGATAAAGCCGTTCCATGCTTCTCTTCAGGAATTCGGGAATTAAGGAAAGGTGTAAATCGCATCTTCATGACGACGGATGGCTTACTTGAATGTCCGGGGGAGCCCTATTCGAATCCGATTGATTTAGTGAAAAAATTGGATGGGGAACAACTTGAAGACGTGTTTTCTTTAATTCTGACTAAAATTGAAAAGAATAATGTAAGAGACAGCACGACTATGATTGGTTGGACAGTTAATATCTCGCAGCAAGGTAGCATTCCAAGTGATGTTGTTGAAAATTAA
- a CDS encoding HIT family protein — translation MECFICKKHLGELKTDGITIYEDDFVFVGHIDNNGEPGYLGQLIIDLKRHVPTLGDMTEEEAVVFGRMMARVSKALMVTEGAEHIYSLVSGNSVPHLHMHIVLRYPGTPKQYWGPMSVRAWSDAPIGGNHEIIALCERVRSCLEKTNAQ, via the coding sequence ATGGAATGTTTCATTTGTAAAAAACACCTGGGAGAATTAAAAACGGATGGTATCACCATCTATGAAGATGATTTCGTATTCGTTGGCCATATTGATAATAATGGAGAACCCGGTTATTTGGGACAACTAATAATTGATCTGAAAAGGCATGTCCCGACACTTGGTGATATGACGGAAGAAGAAGCAGTTGTCTTTGGGCGTATGATGGCACGAGTAAGCAAGGCACTTATGGTGACTGAAGGGGCGGAGCACATTTACTCTCTCGTCTCCGGAAATTCTGTACCTCACTTGCATATGCATATAGTTCTGCGATATCCAGGTACTCCTAAACAATATTGGGGACCGATGTCGGTCCGGGCTTGGTCCGATGCACCAATAGGGGGGAATCATGAAATAATCGCGCTGTGTGAACGGGTGCGCTCGTGCTTGGAGAAAACCAATGCGCAATAG
- a CDS encoding NUDIX hydrolase produces the protein MGYISELRELVGSRPLIMVGANVIVVNSENQILLQLRTDNNCWGLPGGSMDLGESLEDVAKRELYEETNLIANELSFFNVYSGKEFYYRYPHGDEVYNFVATYICDKNKGELMAEKNEVSFLQFFSIYDLPSNISPPDLPILTEYNQIQRVQ, from the coding sequence ATGGGGTATATTAGCGAATTGCGAGAACTAGTCGGATCTCGACCACTCATAATGGTAGGGGCGAATGTAATAGTAGTTAATTCAGAGAATCAAATCCTTTTACAACTACGGACGGATAACAACTGCTGGGGATTGCCGGGAGGTTCTATGGACCTCGGAGAATCCTTGGAAGATGTGGCAAAGCGAGAGCTCTATGAGGAAACGAATCTAATTGCAAACGAGCTTTCTTTTTTCAACGTCTATTCCGGTAAGGAATTTTATTATCGTTATCCACATGGCGATGAAGTGTACAACTTTGTAGCCACATATATTTGTGATAAAAATAAAGGTGAATTAATGGCGGAGAAAAATGAAGTATCGTTTTTGCAATTCTTTTCGATATATGATTTACCTAGTAACATAAGCCCGCCCGATTTGCCGATTCTCACTGAATATAATCAGATCCAGAGGGTGCAATAG
- a CDS encoding VOC family protein, with translation MNSRLLRVGTSYIPVSNVERAAEWYVDKLDAELTYQDEDKVIMNLADQSFFLVMAKENETANFLDAYGNERFSLTFEVDGEESLKMLHEELLGRDVKVGEIEKRGHAGINFVFSDIDGNQFDVWSELSPTYNKDR, from the coding sequence ATGAATAGTAGATTACTAAGGGTTGGGACCTCGTATATTCCTGTGTCTAATGTTGAACGGGCTGCTGAGTGGTATGTAGACAAGCTGGATGCGGAATTAACTTATCAGGACGAAGACAAGGTGATCATGAATTTGGCTGATCAAAGTTTCTTTCTCGTTATGGCGAAAGAAAATGAGACGGCCAACTTTTTAGATGCATATGGGAATGAGCGGTTTTCTCTAACATTTGAAGTTGATGGGGAAGAGTCTTTAAAAATGCTGCATGAAGAATTATTGGGTCGCGATGTGAAGGTCGGAGAAATTGAAAAACGGGGACATGCAGGTATCAATTTTGTGTTTTCGGATATAGACGGGAATCAATTTGATGTATGGAGTGAATTGAGTCCAACTTATAATAAGGATAGATAA
- a CDS encoding SRPBCC family protein — protein sequence MKQWTKEIEINAPIDHVWKYLDGSLENMQKIMPQVVSNEPVTVTEGMVGSIYLQKYKEGKRVMEYEVETLDYLDTPNEKKMKVGFTLGGMFEITAGYELVKIDEGRTRFIYTTTNKPLKWFVKLFLLFANDKVVVDFVERVKRVAENGEDN from the coding sequence ATGAAGCAGTGGACGAAGGAAATTGAGATTAATGCGCCGATTGATCATGTTTGGAAGTACCTTGATGGCTCGCTGGAAAACATGCAAAAGATTATGCCGCAAGTTGTTTCGAATGAACCCGTCACCGTTACTGAAGGAATGGTTGGGAGTATTTATTTGCAGAAATACAAAGAAGGCAAGCGAGTAATGGAGTATGAAGTCGAAACTCTCGATTATTTAGATACACCAAATGAAAAAAAGATGAAAGTCGGCTTTACGCTCGGTGGTATGTTCGAGATAACAGCTGGTTATGAACTTGTTAAGATTGATGAAGGAAGAACTAGATTTATTTATACTACTACAAACAAACCGCTGAAATGGTTCGTAAAGCTATTTTTACTATTTGCAAATGATAAAGTCGTTGTTGATTTTGTGGAGCGGGTGAAAAGGGTTGCAGAAAATGGGGAGGACAACTAA
- a CDS encoding NUDIX hydrolase encodes MGYIEELRKLVGHRPLIFVGSVVIVIDEEGRLLLQQRKFPEGAWGIPGGLMELGESTEDVARRELFEETRLQVDELTLINVYSGPEHFIRAANGDEFYVVTTAYYAENAIGDLVVDQVESITFNYFHPHELPDTIVTSHKDILDEFLSKHYSFLTAVN; translated from the coding sequence ATGGGCTATATTGAAGAATTGCGGAAGTTAGTTGGACACCGGCCATTGATATTCGTCGGTTCGGTTGTAATTGTTATTGATGAAGAGGGTCGGTTATTGCTGCAACAGCGGAAGTTTCCGGAGGGAGCTTGGGGAATTCCAGGCGGGCTAATGGAATTAGGTGAGTCTACGGAGGACGTGGCGAGGCGTGAACTTTTTGAGGAGACTAGACTGCAAGTGGATGAACTGACATTAATCAATGTTTACTCTGGCCCTGAACATTTTATTCGAGCAGCAAACGGGGATGAATTTTATGTCGTGACAACCGCTTATTATGCAGAAAATGCAATAGGGGATTTAGTGGTCGATCAGGTTGAGTCCATTACATTCAACTATTTTCATCCTCATGAGTTGCCCGACACCATCGTTACAAGTCATAAGGACATATTGGATGAATTTTTATCAAAGCATTATTCATTTTTGACTGCAGTTAACTAA
- the dnaN gene encoding DNA polymerase III subunit beta produces the protein MKFTIKNSLFTAIVSELHKICSSKSLLPILSGIKIEATLDGIVLTGGNSELFIEKKIPFHINEETVVEVHEVGSVVVLSKHFLNLLKKMPDDIEISSSNMESVLIRSGDIVTRLNGLRAADYPKLPEIKILHYGDVAITSLKEVIKQTIFAVSKSETKPVLTGVEMRFEKNKLICTATDSHRLSRKEIPITFPEGVHSIVVPSKSLIEILQLKGSSLATVHISIANHMIVFSTENTVLYSVLIEGNYPNTQSLIPTDFVTQITMKTKTLIAGIDRACVFSEEWKHNNVHLALIDNGILKISTNSAGIGVIEEQQRISNLDGVPTIDMTFDGRFFLEAIKGIQEEQVTISFCGVMKPAVIQPENDASYMQLISPLRT, from the coding sequence ATGAAATTCACTATAAAGAATTCATTGTTTACAGCAATCGTGTCAGAGCTACATAAAATATGTTCGAGTAAAAGTCTGCTTCCAATCCTGTCTGGAATTAAAATCGAAGCAACGCTAGACGGGATAGTGCTAACAGGCGGCAATTCGGAATTATTCATTGAAAAGAAAATCCCGTTTCACATAAATGAGGAAACTGTCGTTGAAGTTCATGAAGTAGGAAGTGTAGTCGTATTGTCCAAGCACTTTTTGAACCTCTTAAAGAAAATGCCAGACGACATAGAAATATCGTCTAGTAATATGGAATCAGTACTCATCAGGTCCGGTGATATTGTAACGAGACTGAATGGATTACGTGCAGCCGATTATCCAAAACTGCCGGAGATCAAAATCCTTCACTATGGTGATGTTGCTATTACTTCATTAAAAGAAGTGATCAAGCAAACGATATTTGCTGTCTCTAAAAGTGAAACGAAGCCGGTGCTTACAGGTGTTGAGATGCGGTTTGAAAAGAACAAACTTATTTGCACCGCAACTGACTCCCACCGCCTATCGCGAAAAGAAATACCAATCACTTTTCCCGAAGGAGTTCATTCAATCGTTGTTCCAAGTAAAAGCTTGATTGAAATTCTACAGTTGAAAGGATCCAGCCTTGCCACTGTACATATTTCGATAGCGAATCATATGATTGTGTTTTCCACAGAAAACACGGTTTTGTATTCCGTATTAATTGAAGGGAACTATCCGAACACCCAATCATTAATCCCGACAGATTTTGTGACACAGATCACGATGAAAACGAAAACATTGATAGCAGGGATAGACCGTGCTTGCGTTTTCTCCGAAGAATGGAAGCATAACAATGTACACTTGGCTCTGATCGACAATGGTATTTTAAAAATATCAACAAACTCGGCAGGAATCGGAGTGATTGAAGAGCAACAAAGAATTAGCAATTTGGATGGAGTACCGACAATTGATATGACTTTTGACGGTCGGTTTTTTCTTGAAGCCATAAAAGGGATACAGGAAGAACAGGTGACAATCAGTTTTTGCGGAGTGATGAAACCGGCGGTCATTCAGCCGGAAAATGATGCATCATATATGCAATTGATTTCACCGCTGCGAACATAA
- a CDS encoding nucleotidyltransferase family protein, with product MIQTNDGIIRIIQEDKWMMDILRSAQSLNLPDWWVCAGFVRSKIWDVLHEFNERTLLPDIDVIYFDGSNVNEAIEKRYENRLKQHHPGIPWSVKNQARMHTVNNDYPYSSSTEAIAKFPETATALGVQLDEDGRVVLTAPHGIEDVVNFHIRPTPYFSETKEQMEYYHHRIRKKNWQSVWHKVELLQMEK from the coding sequence ATGATTCAGACTAATGATGGCATCATCCGTATTATTCAGGAAGACAAATGGATGATGGATATTTTACGGAGTGCGCAGTCTTTGAATTTACCCGATTGGTGGGTGTGTGCGGGTTTCGTGCGATCGAAAATCTGGGATGTGCTTCATGAATTCAATGAAAGAACACTTTTGCCAGATATTGATGTAATTTATTTTGATGGATCTAATGTAAATGAAGCAATAGAAAAACGTTATGAAAATAGATTAAAACAACATCATCCTGGTATTCCGTGGTCTGTGAAAAACCAAGCCAGAATGCATACTGTGAACAATGATTATCCCTATTCGTCATCCACCGAAGCAATAGCCAAGTTCCCTGAAACAGCCACTGCATTAGGCGTGCAACTCGATGAAGACGGAAGGGTAGTGCTGACTGCACCGCATGGAATTGAAGATGTCGTCAACTTCCACATACGGCCAACACCATACTTTAGTGAAACAAAAGAGCAGATGGAATATTATCATCACCGAATTCGAAAGAAGAATTGGCAGTCGGTATGGCATAAGGTTGAACTATTACAAATGGAAAAGTAG
- a CDS encoding DUF2087 domain-containing protein → MEKRFQVTEIEREKVLRNYFRKGLGGPLETFPSRDKRKYIIAQEIIKRFEVGKVYLEKEINAILKEIHPDFATIRRFFIDYGFMNRSDDGKEYWIGNKEAG, encoded by the coding sequence TTGGAAAAGAGATTTCAAGTTACAGAGATAGAACGAGAAAAAGTGTTGAGAAATTATTTTAGAAAAGGATTGGGCGGTCCGCTTGAAACGTTTCCAAGCAGAGACAAAAGGAAGTACATCATTGCCCAAGAAATAATTAAGCGGTTTGAAGTTGGAAAAGTTTATTTGGAAAAAGAAATAAACGCGATTCTTAAAGAGATTCATCCTGATTTTGCGACCATTCGACGTTTTTTCATCGACTATGGCTTCATGAATCGTAGCGATGATGGGAAGGAGTATTGGATTGGAAATAAGGAAGCCGGATAA
- a CDS encoding tetratricopeptide repeat protein, whose protein sequence is MEKVNKAILMRSEGKLTESNEILQTMAKDDPKSAEINYQCAWSFDVLGKEAEAVPYYEKALQLGLNDEDALGAIIGLGSTYRILGSYKKSRAVFERGLARFPENNALKTFYAMTLYNVGEHVKAMEILLTCLVHTSNDPDIASYNRAIGFYADKLDKTW, encoded by the coding sequence ATGGAGAAAGTTAACAAAGCTATTTTAATGAGAAGTGAAGGAAAACTCACTGAATCGAATGAAATACTACAGACAATGGCAAAAGACGATCCGAAAAGTGCCGAGATCAACTACCAATGTGCATGGAGTTTTGACGTCTTGGGAAAGGAAGCAGAAGCTGTTCCCTATTATGAAAAAGCGCTTCAATTGGGGTTGAACGACGAAGATGCCTTAGGTGCAATTATCGGACTTGGCAGTACATATCGGATATTGGGGAGTTATAAAAAATCAAGGGCTGTCTTTGAAAGGGGACTTGCGCGTTTTCCTGAAAACAATGCGTTGAAGACGTTCTATGCAATGACCTTATATAACGTAGGAGAACATGTAAAAGCAATGGAGATTCTGCTCACTTGCCTTGTCCACACTTCAAACGATCCGGACATCGCCTCTTACAATAGGGCGATTGGTTTCTATGCGGACAAGCTTGATAAGACATGGTAG
- a CDS encoding DUF402 domain-containing protein has translation MLKRKYGSRYDWKRIVEKGYAEKYISTPQFTGYVTLLEMNNVAAPLYMTYKGREVCIADKGYSWLQHFPDGKHFSMTTVFDSTRQVVQWYIDICRENGYCLTNGPWMDDLFLDLIVLPNGEIIEKDIDELEEALNSEVISEAGFALAWTEFDRIKKLVAENSFNLLELSKVHFDDISTSNALEG, from the coding sequence ATGCTAAAACGTAAATACGGCAGTCGGTATGATTGGAAGCGGATTGTGGAGAAAGGATATGCAGAAAAATATATTTCCACACCGCAATTCACAGGATATGTCACTCTGCTAGAAATGAATAATGTAGCTGCGCCACTGTACATGACATATAAGGGAAGGGAAGTCTGCATCGCGGATAAGGGATACAGTTGGCTGCAGCATTTTCCGGATGGAAAGCATTTTTCCATGACGACGGTTTTTGATTCAACCAGACAAGTTGTCCAATGGTATATCGATATTTGCAGAGAGAATGGCTATTGTCTCACGAATGGTCCATGGATGGATGATTTGTTTTTGGATCTGATCGTACTGCCAAATGGGGAAATAATAGAGAAAGATATTGACGAATTAGAAGAAGCGCTCAACAGCGAAGTCATATCAGAGGCCGGATTTGCACTTGCGTGGACAGAGTTTGATCGCATTAAAAAGTTGGTAGCTGAAAACAGCTTCAATCTTCTTGAACTATCAAAAGTTCACTTCGATGATATTTCTACTAGCAATGCATTGGAGGGCTAA
- a CDS encoding short-chain dehydrogenase, with the protein MKKKYTHALVIGGTGMLAGVSIFLAKEGYSVSVIGRTDTKFKRLKADSPPESIFPIQVDYHSEDLYTEVGEAIADRGPFDLIVSWTPNYRALEQICEMNDQATSFRFIHVKGSRRYFEDEEIHTPTNCTYEKVFLGFVIEGETSRWLTNDEISYGVIQQIMSMGDESIVGQLIPYSARPR; encoded by the coding sequence TTGAAAAAGAAATATACTCACGCACTCGTCATTGGTGGAACAGGTATGCTCGCGGGTGTATCCATCTTCTTAGCAAAGGAAGGGTATTCAGTTTCTGTCATTGGTCGAACAGATACAAAGTTTAAACGATTGAAAGCAGATAGTCCTCCTGAATCGATTTTTCCAATCCAAGTTGACTATCACTCAGAAGATCTATACACAGAAGTCGGAGAAGCAATTGCCGACCGAGGACCATTTGATTTGATTGTAAGCTGGACACCTAATTACCGAGCGCTTGAACAGATATGCGAAATGAATGATCAAGCGACATCGTTCCGCTTCATTCATGTAAAAGGAAGTCGGCGCTATTTTGAAGATGAGGAAATCCATACCCCTACAAATTGCACATATGAAAAAGTGTTCTTAGGCTTTGTTATCGAAGGGGAAACATCCAGATGGCTGACAAATGATGAAATTTCATACGGTGTCATTCAACAAATAATGAGTATGGGTGATGAAAGTATTGTCGGCCAGCTCATACCCTATAGCGCAAGGCCCAGGTAG
- a CDS encoding NUDIX hydrolase, with amino-acid sequence MGKWKVLNSEYTYKSPFGNLRNDTCQMPDGTVIENYYVNEYADWANAIVLTEEEEIVLVQQYRHPGNDFYLEIPAGKVEEGETYEDAIRREVREETGYVSEQKLIPLGEFMVNPATQTNKVITFLMLGAKRTYEQVLDETEVLEVKHFPFASIGEMIRNKEITQLFTVTAYQLAKEFIRNGRDKD; translated from the coding sequence TTGGGGAAATGGAAAGTATTGAACAGCGAATATACATATAAATCGCCGTTCGGAAATTTGAGGAACGACACTTGTCAAATGCCAGACGGAACGGTTATTGAAAATTATTACGTGAATGAGTATGCCGACTGGGCGAACGCAATCGTATTGACGGAAGAAGAAGAAATCGTTCTTGTACAGCAATATCGCCATCCTGGAAACGATTTTTATTTAGAAATACCTGCAGGGAAAGTTGAGGAAGGCGAAACGTATGAGGATGCAATTCGACGTGAAGTGCGTGAAGAGACTGGATATGTTTCGGAGCAAAAGCTGATTCCTTTAGGGGAGTTCATGGTCAATCCCGCAACACAGACGAATAAGGTCATAACTTTTTTAATGCTTGGCGCAAAACGTACATATGAACAAGTGTTGGATGAAACGGAAGTTCTGGAAGTAAAACATTTCCCATTTGCTAGCATAGGAGAAATGATTCGAAACAAGGAAATCACACAGTTGTTTACAGTAACCGCCTACCAGTTAGCAAAAGAATTTATTAGAAATGGTAGGGATAAAGATTGA